From the genome of Scytonema hofmannii PCC 7110, one region includes:
- the ntrB gene encoding nitrate ABC transporter permease, whose product MVTLQRRNNATVQNAWLSRLQKQFPDLLPPLTAIAIFLVIWQLFTWLPGATLPGPIQVVQDTWILIMYPFYDRGGIDKGLFWQVLASLQRVVIGYSLAAVIGISVGIALGLSKSLSKALDPMIQLFRTVPPLAWVPISLAALRQNEPAALFVIFITAIWPILINTAVGVKQIPQDYNNVAKVLQLSRKEYFVNILIPAALPYIFTGLRIAIGLAWLAIIAAEIIMSGIVGIGFFIWDAYQNNNVSEIILALVYIGVVGLILDKCMLWVQSRILPEEQK is encoded by the coding sequence ATGGTAACACTACAAAGACGCAATAATGCTACTGTTCAAAATGCCTGGTTATCCCGTCTGCAAAAGCAATTTCCCGATCTTTTACCGCCATTAACTGCGATCGCAATCTTTCTAGTTATATGGCAGTTATTTACTTGGCTCCCTGGAGCAACATTACCGGGGCCAATTCAAGTTGTACAAGATACGTGGATACTGATTATGTATCCTTTTTATGACCGAGGTGGCATAGATAAAGGTTTATTTTGGCAAGTCCTTGCTAGTTTACAAAGGGTAGTGATTGGTTACTCGCTAGCAGCAGTTATCGGTATTAGCGTTGGTATTGCGCTCGGACTGAGTAAATCATTATCGAAAGCTTTAGATCCAATGATTCAACTCTTCCGTACCGTACCACCTCTAGCTTGGGTACCAATTTCTCTGGCTGCTTTAAGACAAAATGAACCTGCTGCCCTTTTCGTCATCTTTATCACAGCAATCTGGCCGATCTTAATCAATACAGCAGTTGGTGTGAAGCAAATTCCTCAAGATTACAATAACGTCGCTAAAGTTCTGCAACTTTCTCGCAAGGAATATTTTGTGAATATTCTGATACCTGCTGCTCTTCCCTATATTTTTACAGGTTTAAGAATTGCGATTGGTTTGGCTTGGTTAGCTATTATTGCAGCAGAAATTATCATGTCTGGTATTGTTGGGATTGGCTTTTTCATCTGGGATGCTTATCAAAATAACAATGTCAGTGAAATTATTTTAGCCCTCGTTTATATCGGTGTTGTTGGCTTAATTCTTGACAAGTGTATGCTGTGGGTGCAGTCAAGAATTTTGCCAGAAGAACAGAAATAG
- a CDS encoding CmpA/NrtA family ABC transporter substrate-binding protein: MPEFSRRKFLLTAGVSAAGSIFLKGCLGNPPEPGGTTTQAQQVVATNISAADAPETTTVKLGYIPIVEAAPLIIAKEKGFFAKYGMTNVDLSKQANWGSARDNVEIGAAGGGIDGGQWQMPMPYLISEGRITKGNKKLPMYVLAQLNTQGNGIAIANKHLGKGIGVRVAGKETFFAQLKSANAVFKAAQTFPGVNQDFWIRYWLAASGVDPDKDIQLLTVPAAQTVANMKTGTMDAFSTGDPWPYRIVQDKIGFMAALTAEIWKNHPEEYLAMRADWVDKHPKATKALLKGLMEAQQWCDRFDNRKELAQILAGRNYFNVPVAILNDPFMGKYNMGDGRTIDDRKMAVLYWKDEKGSVSYPYKSHDLWFLTESVRWGFLPENTLANAKTLIDKVNREDLWKEAAKELGVAAADIPISTSRGVEEFFDGIKFDPENPKAYLQSLKIKKVSG; this comes from the coding sequence ATGCCTGAATTTTCTCGACGCAAATTTTTATTAACTGCTGGAGTTTCTGCTGCTGGTTCTATATTCTTAAAAGGGTGTTTGGGCAATCCTCCCGAACCTGGTGGTACGACAACTCAAGCACAACAAGTTGTTGCTACTAATATCAGTGCAGCAGATGCGCCAGAAACCACCACAGTGAAACTAGGATATATTCCAATTGTTGAAGCAGCGCCTCTCATTATTGCAAAAGAAAAAGGTTTTTTTGCCAAATATGGAATGACTAATGTTGATTTATCCAAACAAGCGAATTGGGGTTCGGCAAGAGACAACGTAGAAATTGGAGCGGCCGGCGGCGGAATTGATGGTGGTCAATGGCAGATGCCCATGCCTTATTTGATTTCTGAAGGACGCATTACTAAGGGTAATAAAAAACTTCCCATGTATGTCCTAGCTCAATTAAATACTCAAGGCAATGGTATTGCGATCGCAAACAAACATCTAGGCAAAGGGATTGGCGTAAGAGTTGCTGGGAAGGAAACGTTTTTTGCTCAATTGAAATCAGCAAACGCCGTCTTTAAAGCCGCTCAAACCTTCCCAGGAGTCAATCAAGATTTTTGGATTCGCTACTGGTTAGCTGCATCGGGTGTCGATCCAGACAAGGACATTCAACTTCTAACAGTGCCTGCAGCGCAAACAGTTGCAAACATGAAGACAGGAACAATGGATGCCTTTAGTACTGGCGACCCCTGGCCTTACCGAATTGTCCAAGATAAGATTGGCTTCATGGCAGCGCTAACGGCTGAAATCTGGAAAAACCATCCAGAAGAATATTTGGCAATGAGGGCAGATTGGGTTGACAAACATCCAAAAGCGACTAAAGCTCTTCTCAAAGGACTAATGGAAGCTCAGCAATGGTGCGATCGTTTTGACAACAGAAAAGAGTTAGCTCAAATCCTTGCAGGACGAAACTACTTTAACGTCCCTGTAGCAATTCTCAACGATCCATTCATGGGTAAATACAACATGGGTGATGGTCGCACAATTGATGATAGAAAAATGGCGGTGTTGTATTGGAAAGATGAAAAGGGTAGCGTTTCTTATCCATACAAGAGCCATGACCTCTGGTTTTTAACAGAAAGTGTGCGTTGGGGCTTCCTACCGGAAAATACCTTAGCAAATGCCAAAACACTGATAGATAAAGTTAATCGCGAGGACTTGTGGAAAGAAGCTGCTAAAGAATTAGGTGTAGCTGCTGCTGACATTCCCATCAGTACATCCCGTGGTGTTGAAGAGTTTTTTGATGGCATCAAGTTCGACCCAGAAAATCCTAAGGCTTACTTGCAAAGCCTCAAGATTAAAAAAGTTAGTGGGTAG
- a CDS encoding DUF6671 family protein, which translates to MKKHPLFDNRVAILATKHHKEKAIAPILEQELGIKVIVPQDFDTDRFGTFTRDIKRTGSQIEAARLKAESILSVTNETLALASEGSFSPHPSNPFVPCNLEIVILIDRTNELKIIGQSVTIETNFSHRAIASIPEAREFAAKVGFPEHAVVVMVHSSSENQEEIIKGINTTEQLVEAVTYALKRSKTGEIHIETDMRALYNPTRMKNIARATHDLIQKIRNACPNCDFPGFDVFSRKRGLPCAYCLSPTELTLAVTYKCQKCGFFKDVMFPDGIQEADPSWCNYCNP; encoded by the coding sequence ATGAAAAAACATCCACTATTTGACAATCGAGTGGCAATACTAGCTACCAAGCATCATAAAGAGAAGGCGATCGCTCCAATTCTCGAACAAGAATTAGGTATCAAAGTTATAGTTCCACAAGATTTTGATACGGATCGCTTTGGTACATTTACAAGGGATATAAAAAGGACAGGAAGTCAAATCGAAGCAGCAAGATTGAAAGCAGAATCAATCTTGTCTGTTACAAATGAAACGCTAGCCTTAGCAAGTGAGGGGTCATTTAGTCCTCATCCAAGCAATCCGTTTGTGCCATGTAATCTAGAAATCGTGATTCTCATAGATAGAACAAATGAACTAAAAATCATCGGTCAATCAGTTACTATTGAAACTAACTTCAGCCATCGAGCGATCGCAAGCATTCCAGAAGCACGTGAGTTCGCTGCAAAAGTTGGCTTTCCCGAACACGCTGTTGTAGTCATGGTTCATTCTTCATCTGAAAATCAAGAAGAAATTATCAAAGGTATCAATACAACAGAACAACTTGTGGAAGCAGTCACATATGCTTTAAAGCGGTCTAAGACTGGTGAAATCCATATAGAAACTGATATGCGTGCTCTTTACAACCCTACAAGGATGAAAAATATTGCTAGAGCAACCCATGACTTGATTCAGAAAATCCGAAATGCTTGTCCCAATTGTGACTTTCCTGGGTTTGATGTATTTTCCAGAAAAAGGGGATTACCTTGTGCTTATTGCCTCTCTCCCACAGAACTGACTCTTGCTGTCACTTATAAATGTCAAAAATGTGGATTTTTTAAAGACGTGATGTTTCCAGATGGAATACAAGAAGCAGACCCATCTTGGTGTAATTACTGCAATCCCTAA
- a CDS encoding outer membrane beta-barrel protein has protein sequence MKRLLKSFVTISALSSIVIAPVILSAGQASAQPQKQKGTDASYVGAGVSAGITNGGQNGDAATFGGNVTGRLKLGETPFSARGQVNFSSETSAIIPHVSADLGIAKGTNAYVGVGYQFVEANGQPTPSGNDDGVALVAGVESEVGKNFLIYSNATVGVNAYENSPASAVSVNGGIGYRFK, from the coding sequence ATGAAACGGTTACTCAAGTCTTTTGTGACAATTTCTGCACTGTCTTCCATAGTAATTGCTCCTGTTATCCTTTCGGCTGGTCAAGCTTCTGCTCAACCTCAAAAACAAAAAGGAACTGATGCTAGCTATGTTGGTGCTGGTGTTTCTGCTGGTATTACCAATGGCGGACAAAATGGTGATGCTGCCACATTTGGAGGTAACGTTACTGGTCGTTTGAAGTTAGGTGAGACTCCTTTTTCTGCACGCGGTCAAGTTAACTTTAGTAGTGAGACGAGTGCTATTATTCCCCATGTTTCCGCAGACTTGGGAATTGCTAAAGGTACTAATGCTTATGTAGGTGTTGGTTACCAATTTGTGGAAGCTAACGGTCAACCAACTCCAAGTGGTAACGACGATGGAGTGGCTTTGGTGGCTGGGGTAGAATCTGAGGTTGGTAAAAACTTCCTTATCTACAGCAATGCTACTGTAGGCGTTAATGCTTACGAAAATAGCCCTGCTTCTGCTGTTAGTGTTAACGGTGGCATAGGTTATCGGTTTAAGTAA
- the sir gene encoding sulfite reductase, ferredoxin dependent, which produces MVKSAPSPTTSRKPSKVEAIKERSNSLREPVATEILQDTTHFSEDAVQILKFHGSYQQDNRDNRVKGQEKDYQFMLRTRNPGGFVPPELYLALDKLADEHGNHTLRATTRQGFQLHGILKKNLKAAIASIIQSMGSTLGACGDLNRNVMAPPAPFKNKSEYEYAWEYADRIAHLLAPQTGAYYEIWLDGEMALSAEENPEVKAAREKNGTGTIFHDKEEPIYGTYYMPRKFKVCVTVPGDNSIDLYSQDLTLVVITNSEGELEGFNIFAGGGLGRTHNKEETFARLADPICYVDKEDAYEIVKAIVATQRDYGDRTDRRHARLKYLINDWGVDKFQSMVEKYFGKPLQAFKPLPEFQYYDFLGWNEQGDGKLFLGISIDNGRIKDEGNFQLKTALREIVEQFNLPIRLTPHQNVILYDIQPEHKQAIQDILSRYGVVFDLEKIDPIVRYSMACPALPTCGLAVTESERVIPEILDRIRTLLNKSGLQNEHFVVRMTGCPNGCARPYMAEVGFVGSAPESYQVWLGGSPNQTRLAVPYMERMHVNDLETQLEPIFVYFKQQRQAEEKFGDFCDRVGFDAIREFAAKYESETAMKSDDITDDSDGLVETMADSTTAPITEESDGQVVAIANTTTAANKTRRRITLHEEVYTQLKEVSQSQGKPMTHLVNEALSEYLKNLQQ; this is translated from the coding sequence ATGGTTAAATCTGCTCCTTCCCCGACCACAAGCCGTAAGCCTTCCAAAGTAGAAGCCATTAAGGAACGCAGTAACTCTTTGCGCGAACCTGTGGCAACTGAAATACTTCAGGATACAACTCACTTTAGTGAAGATGCAGTACAAATTCTGAAGTTTCATGGCTCTTATCAACAAGATAATCGTGATAATCGAGTCAAGGGGCAGGAAAAAGATTACCAGTTCATGCTGCGGACAAGAAATCCGGGTGGATTTGTTCCACCAGAGCTTTACCTAGCTTTGGATAAGCTGGCTGATGAACATGGGAATCACACTTTACGAGCAACAACTCGTCAAGGTTTTCAGTTGCACGGAATTTTAAAGAAGAATCTTAAGGCTGCGATCGCTTCTATTATTCAAAGCATGGGTTCTACGCTGGGAGCCTGTGGTGACCTAAATCGCAACGTGATGGCACCTCCAGCACCTTTTAAAAATAAGTCTGAGTACGAATATGCTTGGGAATATGCCGATCGCATTGCTCATTTGCTAGCACCTCAAACAGGGGCTTACTATGAAATTTGGCTGGATGGCGAAATGGCTCTGAGTGCTGAAGAAAACCCAGAGGTGAAAGCAGCGCGAGAAAAAAATGGCACTGGAACAATCTTTCACGATAAGGAAGAGCCTATCTACGGCACATACTATATGCCGCGCAAGTTTAAAGTTTGTGTCACCGTTCCAGGAGATAATTCAATAGATTTGTACAGCCAAGACCTCACCTTGGTTGTGATAACTAATTCTGAGGGAGAGTTAGAAGGATTTAATATCTTTGCCGGTGGTGGCTTGGGACGAACACATAATAAAGAAGAAACTTTTGCAAGACTGGCAGATCCAATTTGTTACGTAGATAAGGAAGATGCCTACGAGATCGTCAAAGCAATTGTTGCAACTCAAAGAGATTATGGCGATCGCACTGACCGCCGTCACGCTAGACTAAAATACTTAATTAATGATTGGGGTGTTGACAAATTCCAGTCAATGGTGGAGAAATACTTTGGCAAGCCTTTGCAAGCTTTTAAACCATTGCCAGAGTTTCAGTACTATGACTTTTTGGGATGGAACGAACAGGGCGATGGCAAGCTTTTCTTAGGCATTTCCATTGACAATGGTCGGATTAAAGATGAAGGGAATTTTCAACTGAAAACGGCGTTGCGGGAAATTGTCGAGCAATTTAATTTGCCGATCCGCTTAACACCTCACCAAAACGTCATACTGTACGATATTCAACCAGAACACAAGCAAGCAATTCAAGACATTCTCAGCCGTTATGGTGTTGTCTTTGACCTCGAAAAAATCGATCCGATTGTGCGTTATTCAATGGCTTGTCCGGCTTTGCCTACCTGCGGGTTGGCTGTAACAGAGTCAGAACGAGTCATTCCAGAAATATTGGATCGGATTCGCACTCTTTTAAATAAGAGTGGTTTACAAAATGAACATTTTGTGGTAAGAATGACAGGATGCCCTAATGGTTGTGCTCGTCCTTACATGGCAGAAGTTGGCTTTGTCGGTAGCGCCCCAGAATCTTACCAAGTTTGGTTGGGAGGCTCACCAAATCAAACAAGGCTGGCAGTTCCTTATATGGAACGGATGCACGTTAACGACTTGGAAACCCAACTAGAGCCAATTTTCGTTTACTTCAAACAACAGCGTCAAGCTGAGGAGAAGTTTGGAGACTTTTGCGATCGCGTTGGATTTGATGCCATCCGCGAGTTTGCGGCTAAATATGAATCGGAAACTGCTATGAAGTCAGATGATATTACAGACGATAGCGATGGTTTAGTTGAAACAATGGCAGACTCTACCACTGCGCCCATTACAGAGGAAAGCGATGGTCAAGTTGTAGCAATAGCTAATACAACAACTGCTGCTAACAAAACACGCCGTCGCATCACCCTTCACGAAGAGGTTTACACTCAATTGAAGGAAGTTTCTCAGAGCCAAGGTAAGCCAATGACTCATCTGGTAAATGAAGCTCTCTCTGAGTACTTGAAAAATCTGCAACAATAA
- a CDS encoding GFA family protein codes for MLLQGSCHCGAVRFTVKSVYPYPFSRCYCSICRKTAGAGGYAINLSGDQTTLQVEGEENITIYHARIQNPEDEKPRISKGERHFCRHCGSFLWVYDSDYPELVHPFASAIDSELPKTPEQVHLMLDFAANWIEIPQNPSDRHYPRYPDESIAEWHSRLGLTDSE; via the coding sequence ATGTTGCTTCAAGGTTCCTGCCATTGTGGAGCAGTGCGTTTCACCGTCAAAAGTGTCTATCCTTATCCGTTTTCGCGATGTTATTGCTCAATTTGCCGCAAAACAGCAGGAGCGGGCGGATATGCTATCAACCTTTCTGGCGATCAAACGACATTGCAAGTTGAGGGCGAGGAAAATATTACCATTTACCACGCCCGAATTCAAAATCCAGAAGATGAAAAACCGCGCATTAGCAAAGGTGAGCGCCACTTTTGCCGACATTGCGGTTCATTTTTGTGGGTTTATGACTCTGATTATCCGGAACTTGTCCACCCTTTTGCTTCAGCGATTGACTCTGAATTGCCAAAGACACCAGAGCAAGTTCACCTTATGCTGGATTTTGCAGCCAATTGGATAGAAATTCCGCAAAATCCTAGCGATCGCCATTATCCGCGCTATCCCGATGAATCTATTGCTGAGTGGCACTCTAGACTTGGTTTAACAGATAGCGAGTAG
- a CDS encoding Rieske 2Fe-2S domain-containing protein has protein sequence MISEKLDAIQEIQKENVEIYQWTKQWYPVAVVDFLDSSRVHATQLLGKDIVLWRDGSGKWRCFEDACPHRLAPFSEGRVESDGTLLCSYHAWRFNGNGNCVSIPQSKDEQTEAKHCSNRKSCAISYPTQECQGLLWVWAESGANAQVESELKTPRLIPELENYSDKELQLLRNIRDIPYGWDSFMENVIDPAHVPVAHHGILGNRYKDAKYFDMLRVRDMSTEEGFSFEVTPTPPNVEKWVYDFQPPCHLKITSIFNNGTKLIVGLYAIPIRPGWCRHIQSQVLIKNEVGKTTKGLGFFGVKMPIWLSHVLASQFLHQDLAFIHHQEKILAKRQTGKWQDAVYTPNPQDKMVIVFRKWWETRVRSGIPWVAGCNPELPAPERDKQKLFDVWTTHTQHCKVCQDALKNINRLTVLAYIAAVACFGLGIMVDARAMALKAAVVTAEQTTTSFFTIIPSTGFWYALVGAIAFATVGYLLKKFSRLFYVYEFEHARND, from the coding sequence ATGATTTCAGAAAAACTAGATGCTATTCAAGAAATTCAAAAGGAAAATGTTGAAATATATCAATGGACAAAGCAGTGGTATCCTGTCGCTGTTGTAGACTTTCTAGATTCTTCCCGTGTCCATGCAACCCAGCTATTAGGTAAGGATATCGTCCTATGGCGTGATGGTTCCGGCAAATGGCGTTGCTTTGAAGATGCTTGCCCTCACCGACTCGCACCTTTTTCTGAAGGTCGTGTAGAATCTGATGGTACGCTTTTATGTTCTTACCACGCTTGGCGCTTTAATGGGAATGGCAACTGTGTCAGCATTCCCCAGTCCAAAGATGAGCAGACAGAAGCAAAGCATTGCTCAAATCGCAAGTCTTGTGCTATTTCCTATCCTACACAAGAATGTCAGGGATTATTGTGGGTATGGGCGGAGTCTGGTGCCAATGCACAAGTAGAGAGTGAATTGAAGACACCTCGACTCATTCCAGAACTTGAGAATTACTCAGACAAAGAACTACAACTGTTGCGGAATATACGTGATATTCCCTATGGGTGGGACTCTTTCATGGAAAATGTTATTGACCCCGCTCACGTTCCTGTTGCTCATCACGGTATTTTAGGGAATCGGTACAAGGATGCCAAATATTTTGATATGCTCCGCGTTCGCGATATGTCTACTGAGGAAGGGTTTTCCTTTGAAGTGACGCCAACTCCTCCAAACGTTGAGAAGTGGGTTTATGACTTTCAACCACCCTGTCACTTGAAAATTACTTCAATTTTTAACAATGGCACAAAACTGATTGTAGGTTTATATGCCATTCCCATCCGCCCTGGATGGTGTCGCCATATCCAATCTCAGGTATTAATTAAAAATGAGGTAGGTAAAACAACGAAAGGTTTAGGATTCTTTGGGGTAAAGATGCCTATCTGGTTGAGTCATGTGCTCGCTTCCCAGTTCCTGCATCAAGATTTAGCTTTCATACATCACCAAGAGAAAATTTTAGCCAAACGGCAAACAGGTAAATGGCAAGATGCTGTTTATACACCAAACCCCCAAGATAAAATGGTCATTGTCTTTCGTAAATGGTGGGAGACGAGAGTACGCTCTGGTATTCCTTGGGTTGCGGGATGTAATCCTGAACTTCCAGCACCAGAGCGAGATAAGCAAAAGTTATTTGATGTATGGACAACCCATACTCAACACTGTAAGGTTTGTCAAGATGCGCTGAAAAATATCAATCGTCTCACTGTACTAGCGTATATAGCTGCTGTCGCGTGTTTTGGTTTGGGCATTATGGTCGATGCACGGGCTATGGCGCTCAAAGCAGCAGTTGTGACTGCTGAGCAAACTACCACATCCTTTTTCACTATTATTCCGTCCACAGGCTTTTGGTACGCGTTAGTCGGTGCGATCGCATTTGCAACAGTAGGATATTTGCTGAAAAAATTCAGTCGGCTTTTCTACGTATACGAGTTTGAACACGCTCGGAATGATTGA
- a CDS encoding histidine phosphatase family protein → MSLTLYFLRHGQTDCSRNNMFCGSIDPELTTDGLSMAKSFADSYKSTPWKAIFCSPMERTVATAKPLCDAIGMEPELRDGLKEINYGKWEGKSPETVSSEFHDDYIRWLADPAWYAPTGGEMAVAIASRSTQVIEEIKQLYSEGNVLIVSHKATIRIMLCSLLGIDVGRFRYRLGCPVGSVSIVEFSSHGPLLKALAELTHLDERLRHLPGT, encoded by the coding sequence ATGAGCCTAACTCTTTATTTCCTCCGTCACGGACAGACTGATTGCAGCCGTAATAACATGTTTTGTGGTTCCATCGACCCAGAACTAACCACCGATGGCTTGTCTATGGCAAAGTCTTTTGCCGATTCGTACAAATCTACTCCTTGGAAGGCAATTTTTTGCAGCCCAATGGAACGCACTGTGGCGACTGCAAAACCTTTGTGTGATGCCATAGGGATGGAACCAGAACTGCGAGATGGGTTGAAGGAAATTAATTATGGCAAGTGGGAAGGAAAATCACCAGAAACGGTGAGTTCAGAATTTCACGATGATTATATCCGTTGGTTAGCAGATCCGGCATGGTATGCGCCGACTGGTGGGGAAATGGCAGTTGCGATCGCATCTCGCTCTACACAAGTTATTGAAGAAATTAAACAGCTTTACAGTGAAGGTAATGTTTTAATTGTTTCCCATAAAGCGACTATCAGAATTATGTTATGTAGCCTTTTGGGAATTGATGTAGGGCGCTTTCGCTACCGTTTGGGATGTCCTGTTGGTTCAGTCAGTATTGTAGAATTTAGCTCCCACGGTCCTTTGTTGAAGGCATTGGCTGAGCTTACTCATTTAGATGAGCGGTTGCGCCATTTACCAGGAACTTAG
- a CDS encoding carotenoid oxygenase family protein, producing MVTTTENPFLSGNFAPVQKEMTSSTLQVKGKLPSHLSGMFVRNGSNPQWEPIGQYHWFDGDGMLHGVRISDGKATYRNRYVRTKGWKVEHEANKAIWSGFLEPRSKDNPGGMYKNTANTALVWHAGQLLALWEGGAPHAIQVPHLETISEYTYKGNLASPFTAHPKVDPKTGEMMFFGYSFASPYLQYGVVSAEGELLRTVPIDIPQPVMMHDFAITQNYTIFMDLPMTFNQERVQTGKPWIMFEPDRPSRFGIVPRFGDNLNIRWFESPACYVFHTLNAYENGDEVVLIACRMSSSTVLGSDDAQSDPEANIPRLHQWRFNLSIGNVNEEMLDDVASDFPRINENLLGQKTRYGYTGKIAQSSLPLFEGIIKYDLNTGKSETHKFGQGRYGGEAVFVPRPGATAEDDGWLVTFVYDTNEDASELVVVNAQDITGEPIARVLLPQRVPYGFHGAWISEEQLSGSLRI from the coding sequence ATGGTAACAACAACCGAGAACCCTTTTCTAAGCGGTAACTTTGCCCCAGTACAAAAAGAAATGACTTCGAGCACCCTGCAAGTCAAAGGAAAATTACCATCTCATTTGTCAGGAATGTTTGTACGCAATGGTTCTAACCCCCAATGGGAACCCATTGGACAGTACCACTGGTTTGATGGTGACGGGATGCTGCATGGGGTTAGGATTAGCGATGGCAAAGCAACTTATCGCAATCGCTACGTGCGAACTAAGGGATGGAAAGTAGAGCATGAAGCGAATAAAGCTATTTGGAGTGGGTTTTTAGAACCGCGATCGAAGGATAATCCTGGCGGTATGTATAAAAATACTGCTAACACGGCACTCGTGTGGCATGCTGGTCAACTACTGGCACTCTGGGAAGGCGGTGCTCCTCATGCCATTCAGGTTCCCCATTTAGAAACTATTAGCGAATACACCTACAAAGGCAACCTGGCTTCTCCCTTTACCGCACATCCTAAAGTGGATCCAAAAACAGGCGAAATGATGTTTTTTGGCTACTCATTTGCATCACCTTACCTGCAATATGGGGTAGTTTCAGCAGAAGGAGAGTTACTGCGGACAGTACCTATTGACATACCGCAGCCAGTTATGATGCACGATTTTGCTATTACCCAGAACTACACAATTTTCATGGATTTGCCCATGACTTTTAATCAGGAAAGGGTACAAACGGGAAAACCTTGGATAATGTTTGAGCCAGATAGACCAAGCCGTTTTGGGATCGTTCCCCGATTTGGAGATAACCTTAATATACGGTGGTTTGAAAGCCCTGCTTGCTATGTTTTCCATACCCTAAATGCTTACGAGAATGGAGATGAAGTTGTACTTATTGCTTGTCGCATGAGTTCTTCTACTGTTTTGGGTTCAGATGACGCACAATCCGATCCAGAAGCAAATATTCCACGCTTGCATCAGTGGCGGTTTAACCTCAGCATAGGAAATGTCAATGAAGAAATGCTAGATGATGTAGCGTCAGATTTTCCTCGTATCAATGAAAATTTGTTAGGACAAAAAACGCGATACGGGTACACTGGTAAAATTGCCCAAAGTTCTCTTCCTTTGTTTGAGGGTATCATCAAGTATGATTTAAATACTGGTAAGTCTGAAACCCATAAATTTGGGCAAGGACGCTATGGTGGTGAAGCTGTATTTGTCCCTCGTCCTGGGGCGACTGCTGAAGATGATGGCTGGCTTGTAACCTTTGTTTACGATACCAATGAAGATGCTTCCGAACTAGTGGTGGTCAACGCCCAAGACATAACAGGTGAACCTATAGCACGAGTGCTACTTCCTCAGCGAGTCCCTTATGGATTCCACGGTGCTTGGATTTCTGAAGAACAGCTGAGTGGTTCTTTAAGAATATAG
- a CDS encoding element excision factor XisH family protein translates to MSAKDRFHNLVKSALIRDGWTITHELFPIDYGDVQMQIDLGAERLVAAERGSEKIAVEVKSFIAPSTISEFHTALGQFLNYRSALRAIEPERILYLAVPLQTYEEFFRLRFIQEVTQEHRLNLLIYDVEKEGIVQWIKLNSTAK, encoded by the coding sequence GTGTCAGCAAAGGATAGATTTCACAATTTGGTCAAGTCTGCGCTCATTCGGGATGGGTGGACTATTACTCATGAGTTATTTCCAATAGATTATGGGGATGTACAAATGCAGATTGACTTGGGAGCTGAACGCTTAGTTGCTGCAGAGCGAGGGAGTGAAAAAATTGCTGTGGAAGTAAAAAGCTTTATTGCTCCCTCTACCATTTCTGAATTTCACACTGCCTTGGGACAGTTCCTCAATTATCGCTCTGCCTTACGTGCAATTGAACCCGAGCGGATTCTTTACTTAGCTGTTCCCTTACAAACTTATGAAGAATTTTTCCGGCTCAGGTTTATTCAAGAAGTGACCCAAGAACATCGGCTTAATTTACTAATATATGATGTGGAAAAGGAGGGGATCGTACAATGGATAAAATTGAACAGTACCGCCAAATAA
- a CDS encoding XisI protein yields the protein MDKIEQYRQIIKQVLIDHNQIKPVYGDIEVHTVFDSEGDHYQVVRSGWNKSRRVYGSLIHIDLKGDKIWIQYDGTEVGVANELVELGVPKEDIVLAYHSPFMRQYNGFAVG from the coding sequence ATGGATAAAATTGAACAGTACCGCCAAATAATTAAGCAAGTACTGATTGACCACAATCAGATTAAACCAGTTTACGGTGATATAGAAGTACACACTGTATTTGATAGCGAAGGAGATCACTATCAGGTAGTACGCTCCGGCTGGAATAAAAGTCGTCGCGTGTATGGTTCCCTCATTCATATTGACTTAAAAGGCGATAAGATTTGGATTCAGTACGATGGTACAGAAGTGGGTGTGGCGAATGAATTGGTGGAACTAGGGGTACCCAAAGAGGATATTGTATTGGCATATCATTCGCCGTTTATGCGGCAGTACAATGGGTTTGCAGTTGGATAG